A part of Streptomyces sp. NBC_01451 genomic DNA contains:
- a CDS encoding polyprenyl synthetase family protein: MPTVPPAPKVADAVDVTALLERGRTLATPVLRAAIDRLAAPMDTVSAYHFGWIDAQGRPADGDGGKAVRPALAVLSAEVTGAEPEVGIPGAVAVELVHNFSLLHDDLMDGDEQRRHRDTVWKVHGPAQAILVGDALFALANEVLLELGTVEAGRATRRLTTATRALIDGQAQDISYEHRDRVSVEECLEMEGNKTGALLACASSIGAVLGGADDRTADTLEKYGYHLGLAFQAVDDLLGIWGDPEATGKQTWSDLRQRKKSLPVVAALAASGPAAEQLGELLAADAKSSDFENFSEEEFATRAALIEQAGGREWTAEEARRQHTVAVDALSTIDMPDRVRAQFTALADFVVVRKR, translated from the coding sequence GTGCCCACTGTGCCCCCGGCCCCGAAAGTCGCCGACGCGGTGGACGTGACCGCGCTCCTGGAGCGCGGCCGGACCCTGGCCACCCCGGTACTGCGGGCGGCGATCGACCGTCTCGCGGCGCCCATGGACACCGTCTCCGCCTACCACTTCGGCTGGATCGACGCCCAGGGCAGGCCCGCCGACGGCGACGGCGGCAAGGCCGTGCGCCCCGCGCTCGCCGTGCTGTCCGCCGAGGTGACCGGCGCCGAGCCCGAGGTCGGCATCCCCGGCGCGGTCGCCGTCGAGCTGGTGCACAACTTCTCGCTGCTGCACGACGACCTGATGGACGGCGACGAACAGCGCCGCCACCGCGACACCGTCTGGAAGGTGCACGGCCCCGCCCAGGCCATCCTGGTCGGCGACGCCCTGTTCGCGCTGGCCAACGAGGTCCTCCTGGAACTCGGCACCGTCGAGGCAGGCCGCGCCACCCGCCGACTCACCACCGCGACCCGCGCCCTCATCGACGGCCAGGCACAGGACATCTCCTACGAGCACCGCGACCGCGTCAGCGTCGAGGAGTGCCTGGAGATGGAGGGCAACAAGACCGGCGCCCTGCTCGCCTGCGCCAGCTCCATCGGCGCGGTCCTCGGCGGCGCGGACGACCGCACCGCCGACACCCTGGAGAAGTACGGCTACCACCTGGGCCTGGCCTTCCAGGCCGTCGACGACCTCCTCGGCATCTGGGGCGACCCGGAGGCCACCGGCAAGCAGACCTGGAGCGATCTGCGCCAGCGCAAGAAGTCCCTGCCCGTCGTCGCCGCCCTCGCGGCGAGCGGCCCGGCCGCCGAACAACTCGGTGAACTCCTCGCCGCCGACGCGAAGAGCAGCGACTTCGAGAACTTCTCCGAGGAGGAGTTCGCCACCCGCGCCGCCCTGATCGAACAGGCGGGCGGCCGGGAATGGACCGCCGAGGAGGCGCGCCGACAGCACACCGTCGCTGTCGACGCACTGAGCACCATCGACATGCCCGACCGGGTGCGCGCGCAGTTCACGGCGCTCGCCG
- the hpnE gene encoding hydroxysqualene dehydroxylase HpnE — protein sequence MSEGTQPGVRPGHRGEKCAVVVGGGLAGITAALSLADAGVRVTLLEGRPRLGGLAFSFRRDGLTVDNGQHVYLRCCTAYRWFLDRVDGAALAPVQARLDVPVVDVAKRAGRRLGRLRRDALPVPLHLGRSLATYPHLSLLERARVGRAALALKALDLADPALDAQDFGSWLAAHGQSERAVEALWDLVGVATLNAVAGDSSLGLAAMVFKTGLLSDPGAADIGWARVPLGELHDTLARKALDSAGVRTEVRTRVTSVRHNENGRWSVEVPGETFDADTVVLAVPQREAHDLLPEGALDAPERLLEIGTAPILNVHVVYDRKVLSTPFLAALGSPVQWVFDRTEASGLGGGGQYLALSQSAAHDEIDEPVAALRERYLPELERLLPRARGAAVRDFFVTRERTATFAPTPGVGRLRPGARTRIPGLYLAGSWTATGWPATMESAVRSGVGAAGAALGALGRPRHHLFDVEEAA from the coding sequence ATGAGCGAGGGCACGCAACCCGGGGTACGTCCGGGCCACCGCGGTGAGAAGTGCGCCGTGGTGGTCGGCGGCGGGCTGGCCGGGATCACCGCTGCGCTCTCGCTCGCCGACGCCGGTGTCCGCGTCACGCTGCTCGAAGGCCGGCCGCGCCTCGGCGGGCTCGCCTTCTCCTTCCGGCGCGACGGACTCACCGTCGACAACGGCCAGCACGTGTACCTGCGTTGCTGCACCGCCTACCGCTGGTTCCTCGACCGCGTCGACGGCGCCGCGCTCGCTCCGGTGCAGGCTCGTCTCGACGTACCCGTCGTCGACGTGGCGAAGCGGGCCGGGCGGCGCCTGGGCAGACTCCGGCGCGACGCGCTGCCTGTTCCGCTGCATCTCGGGCGCAGCCTGGCCACGTATCCGCACCTCTCGCTCTTGGAGCGCGCCAGAGTGGGACGTGCCGCGCTCGCGCTCAAGGCGCTGGACCTCGCCGACCCGGCGCTGGACGCGCAGGACTTCGGCAGCTGGCTGGCCGCGCACGGTCAGTCCGAGCGTGCCGTCGAGGCACTGTGGGACCTGGTGGGGGTCGCCACCCTCAACGCGGTGGCCGGGGACTCTTCCCTGGGGCTCGCCGCGATGGTGTTCAAGACCGGTCTGCTGTCCGACCCGGGCGCGGCCGACATCGGCTGGGCGCGCGTCCCGCTGGGCGAACTGCACGACACTCTGGCCCGCAAGGCGCTCGACTCCGCGGGCGTGCGCACCGAAGTCCGTACACGCGTCACCTCCGTCCGACACAACGAGAACGGCCGCTGGAGCGTCGAGGTTCCCGGCGAGACGTTCGACGCGGACACCGTCGTGCTCGCCGTGCCCCAGCGCGAGGCGCACGACCTCCTGCCGGAGGGCGCGCTCGACGCCCCCGAACGGCTGCTGGAGATCGGCACCGCACCCATCCTCAACGTCCATGTGGTGTACGACCGGAAGGTGCTGAGCACGCCGTTCCTCGCGGCGCTCGGCAGCCCGGTGCAGTGGGTCTTCGACCGGACCGAGGCATCAGGGCTCGGCGGCGGAGGCCAGTACCTGGCGCTGTCGCAGTCGGCCGCGCACGACGAGATCGACGAACCCGTGGCGGCGCTGCGCGAACGGTATCTGCCGGAGCTGGAGCGGCTGCTGCCCCGCGCGCGGGGCGCCGCAGTACGGGATTTCTTCGTCACCCGGGAGCGGACAGCGACGTTCGCCCCCACCCCCGGCGTCGGACGGCTGCGACCCGGCGCCCGTACCAGAATCCCCGGCCTGTACCTGGCCGGTTCGTGGACCGCCACCGGGTGGCCCGCGACCATGGAGAGTGCGGTCCGCAGCGGAGTCGGCGCGGCCGGTGCCGCGCTGGGCGCCCTGGGCCGACCCCGCCACCACCTCTTCGACGTGGAGGAGGCGGCCTGA
- a CDS encoding DUF6380 family protein, with translation MDNSVQGEVPTSKRHATLRSRTASLTSTACRPAFVRRGGCTGGSVR, from the coding sequence ATGGACAATTCGGTGCAAGGTGAGGTGCCTACGTCGAAACGGCACGCAACCCTCCGGTCACGGACGGCGTCCCTGACTTCAACGGCCTGCCGTCCGGCGTTCGTCCGGCGCGGCGGGTGCACAGGGGGGAGTGTGCGATGA
- the hpnD gene encoding presqualene diphosphate synthase HpnD: MIRSVESEPHVSAPVLAAYSYCESVTGQQARNFAYGIRLLPTPKRRAMSALYAFSRRVDDIGDGTLAPEVKAARLEDTRTLLTRVREGAVDEDDTDPVAVALSHAGTHFPIPLGGLDELIDGVVMDVRGETYETWDDLKVYCRCVAGAIGRLSLGVFGTERGARGSERASEYADTLGLALQLTNILRDVREDADSGRTYLPADDLAKFGCSAGFNGPTPPEGSDFAGLVHFEVRRARALFAEGYRLLPMLDRRSGACVAAMAGIYRRLLDRIEREPEAVLRGRVSLPGREKAYVAVRGLSGLDARHVSRQTVRRRA; the protein is encoded by the coding sequence GTGATCCGGAGCGTGGAGTCGGAACCACACGTGTCCGCACCGGTACTCGCCGCGTACAGCTACTGCGAGTCCGTCACCGGGCAGCAGGCCCGCAACTTCGCGTACGGCATCAGACTGCTGCCGACGCCGAAGAGGCGCGCGATGTCCGCCCTGTACGCGTTCTCGCGGCGTGTCGACGACATCGGTGACGGCACGCTGGCACCCGAGGTCAAGGCGGCGCGGCTGGAGGACACCAGAACGCTGCTCACCCGGGTGCGCGAGGGCGCGGTCGACGAGGACGACACCGACCCGGTCGCGGTCGCCCTCAGCCACGCGGGAACCCACTTCCCGATCCCGCTCGGCGGCCTCGACGAGCTCATCGACGGCGTCGTGATGGACGTCCGCGGTGAGACGTACGAGACCTGGGACGACCTGAAGGTCTACTGCCGCTGTGTGGCCGGAGCCATCGGGCGGCTCTCGCTGGGCGTGTTCGGTACCGAGCGGGGCGCGCGCGGTTCGGAACGCGCCTCCGAGTACGCCGACACGCTGGGGCTCGCGCTCCAGCTCACCAACATCCTGCGGGACGTCCGTGAGGACGCCGACAGCGGGCGGACCTATCTGCCCGCCGACGACCTCGCCAAGTTCGGCTGCTCGGCCGGGTTCAATGGGCCGACCCCGCCGGAGGGCTCCGATTTCGCGGGCCTCGTCCACTTCGAAGTGCGGCGCGCCCGCGCCCTGTTCGCCGAGGGCTACCGGCTGCTGCCCATGCTCGACCGGCGCAGCGGCGCCTGTGTCGCCGCCATGGCCGGCATCTACCGACGGCTCCTCGACCGCATCGAGCGCGAGCCGGAGGCCGTCCTGCGCGGCCGGGTCTCACTGCCCGGACGCGAGAAGGCGTACGTCGCGGTGCGCGGTCTGTCCGGTCTGGACGCCCGGCATGTCTCGCGGCAGACCGTCAGGAGGCGTGCCTGA
- the hpnC gene encoding squalene synthase HpnC, whose protein sequence is MTATGHARAHDPERGTLDKAADENFPVAPFFLPRAWRTDLMAVYGFARLVDDIGDGDLAPGGADARLLGVAPEDADDRLVLLDAFETDLRRVFDGTPHHPLLRRLRPTVRRRSLTPEPFLGLIAANRQDQLVKRYETYDDLLAYCELSANPVGRLVLAVTGTATPERIRRSDAVCTALQIVEHLQDVAEDLGRDRIYLPAQDMKRFHVQETDLAAPTAGASVRALIAYEAERARNLLNEGTPLVGSVHGRLKLLLAGFVAGGKAAVRAIAAAEHDVLPGPPKPGRIQLLREVGTTLRGRG, encoded by the coding sequence GTGACGGCAACCGGCCACGCGCGCGCCCACGATCCGGAGCGCGGCACGCTCGACAAGGCCGCGGACGAGAACTTCCCCGTGGCGCCGTTCTTCCTCCCCAGGGCCTGGCGCACCGACCTCATGGCCGTCTACGGCTTCGCCCGCCTCGTCGACGACATCGGTGACGGCGACCTGGCCCCCGGCGGCGCCGACGCCCGCCTGCTGGGCGTCGCCCCCGAAGATGCCGACGACCGGCTCGTCCTCCTCGACGCCTTCGAGACCGACCTGCGCCGGGTCTTCGACGGTACCCCGCACCACCCCCTGCTGCGCCGGCTCCGCCCGACCGTCCGCCGCCGGTCGCTCACCCCCGAGCCGTTCCTCGGCCTGATCGCCGCCAACCGCCAGGACCAGCTGGTCAAGCGGTACGAGACGTACGACGACCTCCTCGCCTACTGCGAGCTGTCCGCCAACCCCGTCGGCCGACTCGTCCTCGCCGTCACCGGCACCGCGACACCCGAGCGGATCCGCCGCTCCGACGCCGTGTGCACGGCCCTCCAGATCGTCGAGCACCTCCAGGACGTCGCCGAGGACCTCGGCCGCGACCGGATCTATCTGCCCGCTCAGGACATGAAGCGCTTTCATGTCCAGGAGACGGATCTCGCCGCCCCCACCGCGGGCGCGTCGGTACGCGCGCTGATCGCATACGAAGCGGAACGTGCCCGGAATCTGCTGAATGAAGGCACCCCCCTCGTGGGTAGCGTCCACGGCAGGCTGAAGCTGCTGCTCGCGGGTTTCGTGGCGGGGGGAAAGGCGGCGGTCCGAGCGATCGCCGCCGCCGAACACGACGTACTTCCCGGCCCGCCCAAGCCCGGCAGGATCCAGTTGCTGCGCGAGGTGGGCACAACCCTGCGAGGAAGGGGGTGA
- a CDS encoding ABC transporter ATP-binding protein, translated as MADPIPGDRIPTVIADELHIVYRVNGAKTGKGSATSALSRILRRGESPGVRKVHAVRGVSFVSYRGEAVGLIGSNGSGKSTLLRAIAGLLPAESGHVYTDGQPSLLGVNAALMNDLTGERNVILGGLAMGMSREEIKERYQQIVDFSGINEKGDFITLPMRTYSSGMAARLRFSIAAAKDHDVLMIDEALATGDRSFQKRSEDRIRELRKHAGTVFLVSHNNKSIRDTCDRVLWLERGELRMDGPTDEVLKEYEKFTGR; from the coding sequence GTGGCTGACCCGATTCCGGGGGACAGGATCCCCACTGTCATCGCGGACGAGCTCCACATCGTCTACCGCGTCAACGGCGCCAAGACCGGCAAGGGCAGCGCCACCTCCGCCCTCAGCCGCATCCTCAGACGCGGCGAGTCGCCCGGCGTACGCAAGGTGCACGCCGTACGGGGCGTCTCCTTCGTCTCCTACCGGGGCGAGGCCGTCGGCCTGATCGGCTCCAACGGCTCCGGCAAGTCGACCCTGCTGCGCGCCATCGCCGGCCTGCTGCCCGCCGAGAGCGGGCACGTGTACACCGACGGGCAGCCCTCGCTCCTCGGCGTCAACGCCGCCCTGATGAACGACCTCACGGGCGAACGGAACGTCATATTGGGCGGCCTCGCGATGGGTATGTCCCGCGAGGAGATCAAGGAGCGCTACCAGCAGATCGTCGACTTCTCGGGCATCAACGAGAAGGGCGACTTCATCACCCTGCCGATGCGCACCTACTCCTCCGGCATGGCGGCGCGGCTGCGGTTCTCCATCGCCGCCGCCAAGGACCATGACGTACTGATGATCGACGAGGCCCTGGCGACCGGCGACCGGTCCTTCCAGAAGCGCTCCGAGGACCGCATCCGCGAGCTGCGCAAGCACGCGGGCACGGTGTTCCTCGTCAGTCACAACAACAAGTCCATCCGCGACACCTGCGACCGCGTCCTGTGGCTGGAACGCGGCGAACTGCGCATGGACGGGCCGACGGACGAGGTCCTCAAGGAGTACGAGAAGTTCACCGGCAGGTAG
- a CDS encoding ABC transporter permease, with product MSETTHDGGVAVSDRPSPDDGLSAADLAAKYGLAVSGARPRLVEYVRQLWGRRHFILAFSQAKLTAQYSQAKLGQLWQVATPLLNAAVYFFIFGVILKADRGMPREVYIPFLVTGVFVFTFTQSSVMAGVRAISGNLGLVRALHFPRAALPVSFALQQLQQLLFSMIVLFVVSIGFGSYPKASWLLIVPALALQFLFNTGLALIMARWGAATPDLAQLMPFVMRTWMYASGVMFSIPVMLADKPVWVADVLQWNPAAIYMDLMRFALIDGYGSENLPPHVWAVAAGWAALFALGGFVYFWQSEERYGRG from the coding sequence GTGAGTGAGACAACGCATGACGGCGGTGTCGCGGTGAGCGACCGACCGTCACCCGACGACGGCCTCTCCGCGGCCGACCTCGCCGCGAAGTACGGGCTCGCCGTGAGCGGCGCCCGCCCTCGACTCGTCGAGTACGTCCGCCAGCTCTGGGGACGGCGTCACTTCATCCTCGCCTTCTCGCAGGCGAAGCTGACCGCCCAGTACAGCCAGGCCAAACTCGGCCAGCTGTGGCAGGTGGCCACACCGCTGCTGAACGCGGCCGTGTACTTCTTCATCTTCGGTGTGATCCTCAAGGCCGACCGCGGCATGCCCCGCGAGGTGTACATCCCGTTCCTCGTCACGGGCGTCTTCGTGTTCACCTTCACGCAGAGCTCGGTGATGGCGGGCGTCCGCGCGATCTCCGGCAACCTGGGCCTGGTGCGCGCCCTGCACTTCCCGCGCGCCGCCCTGCCGGTCTCCTTCGCGCTGCAGCAACTCCAGCAGTTGCTCTTCTCGATGATCGTGCTGTTCGTGGTGTCGATCGGCTTCGGCAGCTACCCCAAGGCGTCCTGGCTGCTGATCGTCCCGGCGCTGGCACTCCAGTTCCTCTTCAACACCGGCCTCGCGCTGATCATGGCCCGGTGGGGCGCGGCGACCCCGGACCTTGCCCAGCTGATGCCGTTCGTGATGCGTACGTGGATGTACGCGTCCGGCGTGATGTTCTCCATCCCGGTCATGCTCGCCGACAAGCCGGTGTGGGTCGCCGACGTCCTCCAGTGGAACCCGGCCGCCATCTACATGGACCTGATGCGCTTCGCGCTCATCGACGGCTACGGCTCGGAGAACCTGCCGCCGCACGTCTGGGCGGTCGCGGCCGGCTGGGCCGCGCTCTTCGCCCTCGGCGGCTTCGTGTACTTCTGGCAGTCGGAGGAGAGGTACGGCCGTGGCTGA
- a CDS encoding glycosyltransferase family 2 protein: MSTGMRVGAVIITMGNRPDELRALVDSIAKQEGDPVQVVVVGNGSPVPDLPAGVRSIELPENLGIPGGRNVGIEAFGPAGRDVDILMFLDDDGLLGHQDTAELCRQAFTADPELGIISFRIADPDTGLTQRRHVPRPGTTDPMRSSRVTSFLGGANAVRTEVFAQVGILPEEFFYAHEETDLAWRALDAGWMIDYRADMLLYHPATAPSRHAVYHRMVARNRVWLARRNLPAPLVPVYLGDWLLLTLLRRPSRPALRAWWGGFKEGLTTPCGPRRPIRWRTVWRLTRLGRPPVI; the protein is encoded by the coding sequence GTGAGTACCGGGATGAGAGTCGGCGCGGTGATCATCACCATGGGCAACCGCCCCGACGAACTGCGCGCCCTCGTCGACTCGATCGCCAAACAGGAGGGCGACCCGGTCCAGGTCGTCGTGGTCGGCAACGGCTCGCCCGTCCCAGACCTCCCCGCGGGCGTACGGAGCATCGAGCTGCCCGAGAACCTCGGCATCCCCGGCGGACGCAACGTCGGCATCGAGGCGTTCGGCCCGGCCGGCCGCGACGTCGACATCCTGATGTTCCTGGACGACGACGGCCTCCTCGGCCACCAGGACACCGCCGAACTGTGCCGCCAGGCGTTCACCGCCGACCCGGAACTGGGCATCATCAGCTTCCGCATCGCCGACCCCGACACCGGCCTCACCCAGCGCCGCCACGTACCCCGCCCCGGCACCACGGACCCGATGCGCAGCTCCCGGGTCACCAGCTTCCTCGGCGGCGCCAACGCCGTCCGTACCGAGGTCTTCGCCCAAGTGGGCATCCTCCCCGAGGAGTTCTTCTACGCCCACGAGGAGACCGACCTCGCCTGGCGGGCCCTCGACGCGGGCTGGATGATCGACTACCGGGCCGACATGCTGCTCTACCACCCCGCGACCGCGCCCTCGCGGCACGCGGTCTACCACCGCATGGTCGCCCGCAACCGGGTCTGGCTGGCCCGCCGCAACCTTCCCGCCCCCCTCGTGCCCGTGTACCTGGGGGACTGGCTGCTCCTCACACTCCTCCGACGGCCCTCCCGCCCGGCGCTCAGAGCCTGGTGGGGCGGGTTCAAGGAGGGCCTGACCACCCCGTGCGGACCCCGCCGGCCCATCCGGTGGCGTACGGTGTGGCGGCTGACCCGACTGGGCCGCCCCCCAGTGATCTGA
- a CDS encoding CDP-alcohol phosphatidyltransferase family protein: MSRPSVAELRPVVHPEGVKDRRSGEHWAGRLYMREVSLRVDRYLVDTRITPNQLTYLMVVAGGLAGAALLVPGLTGAILAVLLMQLYLLLDCVDGEIARWRNQTSITGVYLDRIGHYLSEAALLIGFGLRGADLWDGSGSPEWLWAFLGTLAALGAILIKAETDLVDVARSRSGLVAARDELAVPRSEGLALARKAAAALRFHRLIGGIEASLFVLFVAVLDLVGGDLFWTRLGIAVLAGIAILQTVLHLVSILASSRLR, translated from the coding sequence ATGTCAAGGCCATCGGTAGCTGAACTACGCCCCGTCGTCCACCCCGAAGGGGTGAAGGACCGGCGCAGCGGCGAGCACTGGGCGGGACGCCTCTACATGCGCGAGGTGTCCCTGAGGGTCGACCGCTACCTGGTGGACACCAGGATCACGCCCAACCAGCTCACGTACCTGATGGTCGTCGCGGGCGGCCTGGCGGGCGCGGCACTCCTGGTGCCGGGCCTCACCGGGGCGATCCTGGCCGTCCTGCTGATGCAGCTGTACCTGCTCCTCGACTGCGTCGACGGGGAGATCGCCCGCTGGCGCAACCAGACCTCGATCACCGGCGTGTACCTCGACCGCATCGGCCACTACCTGTCCGAGGCGGCCCTGCTGATCGGCTTCGGGCTGCGCGGCGCCGACCTGTGGGACGGCTCCGGGAGCCCCGAGTGGCTGTGGGCGTTCCTCGGCACCCTGGCCGCGCTCGGCGCGATCCTGATCAAGGCGGAGACCGACCTGGTCGACGTGGCCCGGTCCCGCAGCGGCCTGGTCGCCGCCAGGGACGAGCTGGCGGTGCCGCGCTCCGAAGGCCTCGCCCTGGCCCGCAAGGCCGCCGCCGCGCTCAGGTTCCACCGGCTGATCGGTGGCATCGAGGCCAGCCTGTTCGTCCTCTTCGTGGCGGTCCTCGACCTCGTCGGCGGCGACCTGTTCTGGACCCGCCTGGGCATCGCGGTCCTGGCCGGCATCGCGATCCTCCAGACCGTGCTGCACCTCGTGTCCATCCTCGCGTCGAGCAGGTTGCGGTGA
- a CDS encoding iron-containing alcohol dehydrogenase family protein — protein sequence MPVLTRLIPSPVVVDIRRGALNDLADVLFDQRISHSGKIAVAISSGSGARLRERLAPALPGASWYEVGGGTIDDAVKLGDAIKSGHYDAVVGLGGGRIIDCAKFAAARVGLPLVAVATNLAHDGLCSPVATLDNDAGRGSYGVPNPIAVVIDLDVIREAPARFVRSGIGDAMSNISAVADWELACQVNGEKIDGLAAAMARQAGEAVLRHPGGVGDNAFLQVLAEALVLTGIAMSVSGDSRPSSGACHEINHAFDLLYPKRAASHGEQCGLGAAFAMFLRGAPEEAAYMAEVLRRHGLPVLPQEIGFTTDEFVRVVEYAPQTRPGRYTILEHLDLTNDQIKDTYADYVKAIGS from the coding sequence GTGCCGGTACTGACGAGGCTGATCCCCTCGCCGGTCGTCGTCGACATCCGCCGGGGGGCCCTGAACGATCTGGCGGACGTCCTGTTCGACCAGCGGATCTCGCACTCCGGGAAGATCGCCGTCGCGATCAGCTCCGGCTCCGGTGCCAGGCTGCGCGAGCGGCTCGCCCCGGCGCTGCCCGGCGCGAGCTGGTACGAGGTGGGCGGCGGCACCATCGACGACGCGGTCAAACTGGGCGACGCCATCAAGTCCGGCCACTACGACGCCGTGGTCGGCCTCGGCGGCGGCCGGATCATCGACTGCGCCAAGTTCGCCGCCGCCCGCGTCGGCCTGCCCCTCGTCGCCGTCGCCACCAACCTCGCCCACGACGGCCTGTGCTCCCCGGTCGCCACCCTCGACAACGACGCGGGACGCGGCTCCTACGGCGTACCGAACCCGATCGCCGTCGTCATCGACCTCGACGTGATCCGGGAGGCACCGGCGCGGTTCGTGCGCTCCGGGATCGGCGACGCCATGTCGAACATCTCCGCGGTCGCCGACTGGGAGCTGGCCTGCCAGGTCAACGGCGAGAAGATCGACGGACTCGCCGCGGCGATGGCCCGCCAGGCCGGCGAGGCCGTACTGCGCCATCCCGGCGGGGTCGGCGACAACGCGTTCCTCCAGGTACTGGCCGAGGCACTCGTCCTCACCGGCATCGCCATGTCGGTGTCGGGCGACTCCCGCCCGTCCTCCGGCGCCTGCCACGAGATCAACCACGCCTTCGACCTGCTGTACCCCAAGCGTGCCGCGAGCCACGGCGAACAGTGCGGCCTCGGCGCCGCCTTCGCCATGTTCCTGCGGGGCGCGCCCGAAGAGGCGGCGTACATGGCCGAGGTGCTGCGCCGGCACGGACTGCCGGTGCTCCCCCAGGAGATCGGCTTCACCACGGACGAGTTCGTACGGGTCGTCGAGTACGCCCCGCAGACCAGACCCGGTCGCTACACGATCCTGGAACACCTCGACCTCACGAACGACCAGATCAAGGACACGTACGCGGACTATGTCAAGGCCATCGGTAGCTGA
- a CDS encoding phosphocholine cytidylyltransferase family protein, with amino-acid sequence MIGLVLAAGAGRRLRPYTDSLPKALVPVGPAGDEDGPTVLDLTLANFAEIGLTEAAVIVGYRKEAVYERQTALEKKYGLKVTLIDNDRAEEWNNAYSLWCGRDALADGVILANGDTVHPVSVERTLLAARGDGKRIILALDTVKDLADEEMKVIVDPEQGVRRITKLMDPAEATGEYIGVTLIEGAAAADLADALKTVWETDPQQFYEHGYQELVDRGFRIDVAPIGEVPWVEIDNHDDLARGREIACRY; translated from the coding sequence ATGATCGGCCTCGTGCTGGCGGCCGGCGCCGGTCGGCGTCTGCGCCCCTACACCGACAGCCTGCCCAAGGCTCTCGTGCCGGTCGGCCCCGCGGGCGACGAGGACGGCCCCACCGTCCTCGACCTCACCCTCGCCAACTTCGCCGAGATCGGCCTCACCGAGGCCGCGGTCATCGTCGGCTACCGCAAGGAAGCCGTGTACGAGCGGCAGACGGCCCTGGAGAAGAAGTACGGGCTGAAGGTCACCCTCATCGACAACGACCGCGCCGAGGAGTGGAACAACGCCTACTCCCTCTGGTGCGGCCGGGACGCCCTCGCCGACGGGGTCATCCTGGCCAACGGCGACACCGTGCACCCCGTCTCCGTGGAGCGGACCCTGCTCGCCGCGCGCGGCGACGGGAAGCGGATCATCCTGGCCCTCGACACGGTGAAGGATCTCGCCGACGAGGAGATGAAGGTGATCGTGGACCCGGAGCAGGGCGTGCGGAGGATCACCAAGCTGATGGACCCGGCCGAGGCCACCGGCGAGTACATCGGCGTCACCCTCATCGAGGGCGCCGCCGCCGCGGACCTGGCCGACGCCCTGAAGACCGTGTGGGAGACCGACCCCCAGCAGTTCTACGAGCACGGCTACCAGGAACTGGTCGACCGCGGCTTCCGGATCGACGTGGCGCCCATCGGCGAGGTCCCCTGGGTCGAGATAGACAACCACGACGATCTCGCCCGAGGACGGGAGATCGCGTGCCGGTACTGA